A genomic segment from Triticum dicoccoides isolate Atlit2015 ecotype Zavitan chromosome 1A, WEW_v2.0, whole genome shotgun sequence encodes:
- the LOC119360106 gene encoding uncharacterized protein LOC119360106: MAAGDEAGSDSGGDGAGPGQAALQETTQDLQMSFVKMMQTHSPQSWSALPSELAGMVLCRLPSHVDRVRFAAVCHHWRFSRQEHSLPPPLPWLAFPDGTFFGLPRGDGAKESFKLPISANYCITCGDWLVFSQNDTCFLMNPFSKITLTLPKLSSFCLVDEPVGIINGRDVVDEDMSGPLLQMDTAISLRKVIRCSGLLIAAIVDIGPLCTVAYCQPGSTTWLVSGLGSKGSVIDMMFYEGMLYVIDEFNDLLAINVRQDNDNCKLRVSRIERLLDAAPCVFNLIQGGISYFESYLVESHFALLLVKRTILGICDNDTIGGIKPVGIEFDVCQSYF; this comes from the exons ATGGCCGCCGGAGACGAGGCTGGGAGCGACTCCGGAGGCGACGGCGCGGGGCCTGGCCAGGCCGCCCTCCAGGAGACGACTCAAGATCTG CAAATGTCGTTTGTCAAGATGATGCAGACACACAGTCCACAATCATGGTCAGCCCTGCCATCAGAGCTTGCTGGTATGGTCCTTTGTCGCCTCCCTTCCCACGTTGACCGTGTGCGCTTCGCTGCTGTATGTCACCATTGGCGCTTCTCCAGACAAGAGCATAGCCTGCCCCCACCTTTACCATGGCTTGCATTCCCTGATGGAACCTTCTTCGGCCTTCCCCGTGGAGACGGGGCAAAAGAGTCCTTCAAGCTCCCAATCAGTGCCAACTATTGTATCACCTGCGGTGACTGGCTTGTCTTCTCACAGAACGACACATGTTTCCTAATGAACCCCTTCTCCAAGATCACCTTGACGCTTCCTAAACTATCTTCTTTCTGTCTTGTGGATGAGCCTGTTGGAATTATTAATGGTCGTGATGTCGTGGATGAAGATATGTCTGGTCCTCTGCTACAGATGGATACTGCGATATCTCTGCGCAAGGTAATCAGGTGCTCGGGACTCCTTATTGCTGCCATCGTTGACATTGGGCCTCTTTGCACTGTTGCGTACTGCCAACCGGGTTCAACCACATGGCTGGTGAGTGGACTTGGCAGCAAAGGGTCGGTCATAGACATGATGTTCTATGAAGGTATGTTGTATGTCATTGACGAGTTCAACGACCTGTTGGCAATCAATGTCAGACAGGACAATGATAATTGCAAGTTAAGGGTTTCTCGGATCGAGCGTCTACTCGATGCTGCCCCCTGTGTCTTTAATTTGATCCAAGGTGGCATCTCTTACTTTGAGTCGTATCTAGTTGAATCTCATTTTGCACTACTGCTGGTAAAGAGAACAATACTTGGTATATGTGATAATGACACGATTGGTGGTATCAAGCCAGTAGGGATCGAATTTGATGTGTGTCAGTCATACTTCTAG
- the LOC119353184 gene encoding momilactone A synthase-like, translating to MMLRLVREARRAATSSELAGRAGARRWLSTAMKGRLEGKTALITGGASGLGKATAHEFIQEGACVVLADINSQLGLQTAEELGPQAHFVHCDVVLEDSVAGAVDTAVARHGRLDVMFNSAGIVGSLSGTSDMATLDLDQFDDIMRVNLRGTLAGIKHATRVMAPAGSGSILCMGSISGIMGSLGSYPYSLSKLAIAGIVRTAAAELARHGVRVNCISPHAVATPMVVRQFSQMLQGADEATVTAIIRSLGELKGAACEAVDVARAAVYLASDDGKYVSGHNLVVDGGFTTYKYMNVPFPKPQDSE from the exons ATGATGCTCCGGCTCGTCCGTGAAGCTAG GAGGGCGGCTACTTCCTCGGAGTTGGCCGGCAGGGCAGGCGCCAGGCGGTGGCTATCGACGGCGATGAAGGGAAG gctggagGGAAAGACTGCACTGATAACCGGAGGAGCAAGTGGGCTGGGTAAGGCCACAGCCCATGAGTTCATCCAAGAGGGCGCATGCGTGGTTCTCGCCGACATCAATTCGCAGCTGGGCCTCCAAACAGCCGAGGAACTCGGCCCGCAGGCCCACTTCGTCCACTGCGACGTCGTCCTCGAGGACAGCGTGGCCGGGGCAGTGGACACCGCCGTCGCGAGGCACGGCCGGCTCGACGTCATGTTCAACAGCGCCGGCATCGTGGGATCTCTCTCCGGCACTTCGGACATGGCAACCCTGGACCTGGACCAGTTCGACGACATCATGCGCGTGAACCTGCGCGGCACTCTGGCAGGGATCAAGCACGCGACGCGCGTCATGGCGCCGGCGGGCTCCGGCTCCATCCTCTGCATGGGCAGCATCAGTGGTATCATGGGGAGCCTTGGCTCGTATCCCTACTCGCTTTCCAAGCTCGCCATCGCCGGCATCGTCAGGacagccgccgcggagctcgcccgtCACGGCGTCCGCGTCAACTGCATTTCGCCACACGCCGTCGCGACGCCGATGGTGGTGCGGCAGTTCTCGCAGATGCTCCAGGGCGCCGACGAGGCCACGGTGACGGCCATCATCCGGAGTCTCGGCGAGCTCAAGGGCGCTGCGTGCGAGGCGGTGGACGTGGCCAGGGCTGCCGTCTACCTCGCCTCCGACGACGGCAAGTACGTGTCCGGCCACAACCTGGTTGTGGACGGTGGGTTCACCACCTACAAGTATATGAACGTGCCGTTCCCCAAGCCGCAGGACAGTGAGTGA